The region TGCGTTGACAGGGGTATTTGCGAGCAGCCAAATCCATCAGGGGCCACGGGTAGAATCCAGGCCTGCACAAGATCATTTTGTCTTGTGTTTTTTTCTTCTATGCACTTTTCAGAGGCCAGCCGTTGAGTGCTGCACAAGAAGTCAAACGGCTCAAGGATTTTCATGAAACGTGTCGATGATTTTCGCCTGAAGTTCGGTCAAAAAGAGTATGTGCCGATCATGATTGGCGGTATGGGTGTGGATATTTCAACCGCTGAACTGGCGTTGGAAGCCGCCCGCTTGGGGGGCATTGGGCATATTTCAGATGCCATGGTCAACGATGTGTCTGACCGTCGTTTTGACACCAGTTTTGTCAAAGACAAGACCAAGCAGTACAAACACAACATCCTGAATGCGGACAAGTCCGAGGTCAAATTTGACCTGGACATCCTGGCAGAGGCCACGCGCCGCCATGTCGGGGCCACCATGGAGGCCAAGAAGGGTGATGGCTTGGTGTTTGTGAACTGCATGGAAAAGCTCACCATGAATGGCCCGCGTGAAACCTTGCAGGTGCGTATGGCCTCGGCACTGGATGCTGGTATTGACGGGATTACCCTGAGTGCGGGCTTGCACCTGGGCTCGTTTGGCCTGATTGCCGACCACCCACGCTTTCGTGATGCCAAGCTGGGCATCATCGTCTCCAGCGTACGGGCACTGCAGCTGTTTTTGCGCAAAAACGCCCGCTTGAACCGTTTGCCAGATTTTGTGGTGGTGGAAGGCCCCTTGGCCGGTGGTCATCTGGGCTTTGGCCTGGACTGGGCGCAATATGACTTGGCTACCATCATTGCCGAGGTGATCAAATACGTGGCGGATGAGCAACTCAACATTCCGGTGATTGCCGCAGGCGGCATATTTACCGGCACTGACGCGGTGTCGTTTTTGGAGACCGGCTCCGCTGCCGTTCAGGTGGCAACCCGTTTCACCGTGGCGGATGAATGCGGCCTGCCAACAGCGGTGAAGCAGGATTACTTCCGGGCCAATGAAGATGACATCGTGGTCAACACCATTTCGCCTACCGGTTACCCGATGCGTATGCTCAAGGGTTCGCCAGCCATTGGTGACGGTATTCGCCCCAATTGTGAGTCTTATGGCTATCTGCTCGACGGCAATGGCAATTGCGCTTACATCACTGCATACAACCGTGAGCTGGCGCTGCACCCGGATGGCAAAAACATTTCAGTGCAAGACAAAACCTGTCTGTGCACCCAAATGCGCAACTTCAAGCTGTGGACCTGTGGTCACTACACCTACCGCCTGAAAGACACCACACGCCGCAATGATGATGGTACTTACCAAACACTCAGTGCCGAGCACATTTTCAAAGACTACCAATTCAGCGTGGATCACCAAGTGGCCTTGCCGGTTTGAACCGCGGCATCTGAAAATACCCAAGCCCCGCTCGCGTCAGCGAAACGGGGCTTTTTTCTCAGGTGCGTTGGTTAACAGCAGGTTAAAACTGAATACCCGCAGGGTTGTTCGGGTTGTTTTTGGGAGCTGCCGGGATCACAGCCGGACTTGATGCGGGCACAGTAGGTGCGGGTTTTTCAACCGCTGCAGGTATTGGAAGTGCTGCCAGTGGTGTGGCCACTGAAGCGCGGTAGCTGGCAGGGAGTTTGGATTGCGCCGGATAACCCGCTGCATCCAGGTATTGTGTCCACTCGGTCGATGAATACCCCGACAGGTGTTGCGATCCAATGGTCATAAAAGGCAGGGCAGTAGCGCCGCTCAAGCTTTTTAATGCTTCGGCATCTTGTGCCGTGGTTACAGTTTTTTCAGTAAAAGGCACACCTCTGCCAGTGAGCATGTTGCGACCACTGCCACACGGTGCGCAGTTGTTGCCGCTGTACAGCGTGACGGGGTATTTGCCCACCACCTGGCGTAGCTCAAAAGGCAATGTCGCCGTGCTGGATGTTGCGGCGGGTTCAGCTTTCTCAACAGCAGTGACTTTGTTGGAGGGTGACACCGCTGGTTTATCAGAAAAAGTGACGCGTCCATCTGGACCAACGATGCGGTAAACGGTTTGTGCATGCAGCGTGGTCGCGCTCAACAGCAAGCTGGTACAAACCAAGGTCAACAAAGAGCTTACTTGAGGCGGTATGTGGGCCTTTATGGGTTTTCGGGAGAGATGTTGCAAGAGCATGTGTGTTCCTTTAGGCCGGTACAGCCATACCTTGATGACGCAACAAGGCATCCAGGGTTGGTTCACGACCTCGAAATGCCTTGAAAGATTCCATGGCTGGGCGGCTGCCACCGGATTCCAGAATGGCTTGCCTGAATTTTTGCCCGGTTTGTACATTGGGCAAACCATCCGATCCCACGGTCTCTTCAAAAGCCGCGTAGGCATCGCTGCTCAACACTTCAGCCCATTTGTAGCTGTAATAGCCAGCGGCATAACCGCCGGCAAAGATGTGGCTGAAGGTGTGCGCAGTGCGTGACCAGCTGGGTGGTTGCAGCACGGCGACTTCTTTTCGCACCTGGTCAAGCAGCGGCATGATGTCCAGCGCCGGGTCATGCGCGGTGTGTAACAGCATGTCAAACAGCGAGAACTCGATCTGGCGCAGGGTTTGCATGCCGCTCTGGAAATTTTTGGCGGCCAGCATTTTGTCGAACAAGGCACGGGGCAGGGGCTGGTCGGTATCCACATGGGCGGTCATGTTTTTGAGCACATCCCATTCCCAGCAGAAGTTTTCCATGAACTGGCTGGGCAACTCGACGGCATCCCACTCCACACCGCTGATGCCCGACACATCACGCTCGTTGACTTGTGTCAGCAAGTGTTGCAGGCCGTGGCCAAATTCGTGGAACAGGGTGGTGACATCATCATGCGTCAGCAGGGCAGGCTTGCCATCGACCCCGCTGGCAAAGTTGCACACCAAATGGGCCACCGGGGTTTGCAGGGTGTGGGTGTCGGGGCGCAGCCAGCGGGCGCGCACATCATCCATCCAGGCACCGCCACGTTTGCCATTACGCGCCGCCGGGTCCAGGTAGAACTGGCCCACCAACTCTGGCGCACCTTGTGGCTGCATGCGTTCGATACGAAAGAAACGCACCGACTCAAACCAGACCGGGGCATGGTCTTCACGGATGCTGACCTCAAACAGGGTTTCGACAATTTTGAACAGTCCCGCCAGCACTTTGTGCAAGGGAAAGTATTGTTTGACTTCTTGCTCATTAAATGCGTAGCGCGCCTCCTTGAGTTTTTCACTCACATAAGGCCAATCCCAAGGCTGGGGATCATTCAGGCCCAGGTGTTCGGAGGCAAATGCACGCAGATCCGCCAGGTCTTTTTCGGCAAAAGGCCGGGCACGGTTGGCCAGATCACGCAAAAAGTCAATCACTTGTTGTGGTGACTCCGCCATTTTGGGAGCCACCGACAAGGCACCAAAGTTGGCGTAACCCAGTAGCCTGGCTTCTTCCAGGCGCAAGGCCAGCAATTCGTTGATGATGGCGGAATTGTCAAATTTGGCACTGTCTCCTTCAGCCTGTTCAGAAGCGCGGGTGACATAGGCTTTGTAAAGTTTTTCACGCAAAGCGCTGCTGCTGGCAAATTGCATCACCGGCAGGTAACAGGGCATTTTCAGGGTCAGTTTGTAACCCTCTTGGCCATCAGCTTGCGCTGCACTGCGGGCTGCGTGTTTGACATCCTCAGGTAAACCATCGAGTTCATCTGCTTGGGCGTAGTAGCCAAAGGCATCCGTGGCATCCAGCGCGTTTTCGCTGAATTTTTGGCTCAAGGCGGCTTGACGCTCGGCAATGGCGGCAAAGCGTTCCCGATCCGCGCCCTGGAGATCGGCCCCCCCCAACACAAAGTTGCGCAGAGCATTTTTCAGGGCTTGGTGCTGCTCACTGTTCAGGCTTTGCGGGTCAATGGCACGGTATTTGGCATACAAGCGCTCATCAGCACCCAGGCGGGTGTAGAACTCGGTAACCTTCGGCAGGGCCGCGTTGTAAGCGGCACGCAATTCGGGCGTATCTGCCACGCTGTTCAAGTGGCTGACCGTGCCCCATGTACGCGACAGGCGTTCGATGGTCACATCCAGCGTTTGGGCAATGGTGTCCCAGCTGGCCTCAAAGTCGGGAGCGGTCACGGTTTCAAGTGCTTCATTGGCTTGCTCTAGAAGCTGATCGATGGCGGGTTCAACATGCTGAGGACTAATCTGGTCAAAACGAGGCAGGCCGTCGAAAGAGAGGAGGGGATTGGTCATGTTCTTAATCAGTTGAGGGCAGAGCGGGTTCACTGCGTGTACTGCGGTCTGTCCCGCAAAGTTTAGATGGTGGTGCGTTCAGCCGCTTCAAGGGTGTTGACCAGCAGCATGGTAATGGTCATGGGGCCAACCCCGCCCGGCACCGGGGTAATGTAGCTCGCCACCTGGCGCACGCCTTCAAAGTCCACGTCACCACAGAGTTTGCCTTCATCGTTGCGGTTCATGCCCACGTCCAGCACCACCGCACCGGGTTTGACCATGTCGGCGGTAAGCACATTGCGTTTGCCGACGGCGGCGACGATCACATCGGCCTGCAGCGTCATGGCCTTGAGGTCATGCGTGGCACTGTGGCACAGGGTCACGGTGGCGTTTTTCTCCAGCAGCATCAAGGCCATGGGTTTGCCGACGATGTTGGAGCGGCCAATCACCACCGCGTGTTTGCCGCGCAGGTTGTAGCCAATGGATTCGAGCATCTTCATGCAGCCGTAAGGTGTGCAAGGCCAGAAGCCGGGCATGCCGGTCATCAGGGCCCCGGCGCTGGCCACGTGAAAACCGTCCACGTCTTTGGCTGGCGAGATGGCTTCAATCACCTTGCTGGCGTCAATATGTTTGGGCACCGGCAACTGCACCAGAATGCCGTGGATGGTGGGATCGTTGTTGAGGGTGTCGATGCGTGCCAGCAGCTCAGCTTCAGTCATGCTGGCATCGTACTTTTCCATTACCGAGTGGAATCCGCAGTCTTCACAGCCTTTGACCTTGTTGCGCACATAGACCTGGCTAGCCGGGTTTTCACCCACCAAAATCACGGCCAAACCGGGGGTGATGCCACGTGCTTTGAGCGTTTGAACGCGTTCGGTGACTTCGGTGCGCAATTGTTTGGAGAGGGCAATACCATCAATGATCTGGGCGGTTTGGGAGAGTGTGGTCATGTTGGCTCCAACAAATTTCATGAATAAAAAAGCCCGCTTGTCCTTATGGGGCGGGCGTAAGCAGCTATGTTAAATAAAGCAAATATTCAACCTTTGACGGCATTGGGCCCCAATGCGATTTTGAGCAGGTCTGCGACTGTGTTGGCACTGAGTTTTTCCATGATGTTGGCGCGGTGCGCCTCCACCGTTTTGATGCTGATGCCCAGGTCATCGGCAATTTGCTTGTTCAAACGGCCCGCCACAATGCGTTCCAGCACTTGCGATTCACGCAATGTCAGACGAGCCATGAGGGCATCGCGGTTGACGGCATTCTGGTATTCAGCGAAAGATTCTTTGGCCTGTTCCAGCATACGCTCAACCAAGGGCAGCAATTGCTGTTCGTCAAAAGGCTTCTGGATAAAGTCCATGGCACCTTTTTTCATGGTGTCTACGGCCATGGGCACATCGCCGTGACCGGTAATAAAAGCCAATGGCAAGGGCGAGTGGTTTTCAATCAGACGATTTTGCAATTCCAGGCCTGTCATGCCATCCATGCGGATGTCCACGATCAGACAAGCCACTTCACGGGCATCAAAGCGGCTCAGGAACGACTCGGCAGAGTCAAAGCAACGAACGCGGTAATCCTTGCCCTCAAGCAGCCATTGCAATGAATCGCGAACCGCCTCATCATCATCAACGACGTAAACCGTACCTTTTTTGGGGATCAAACTCATGGTGCAACCTGCAATGTGTGTGGTTCAGAACGCTTTGTGGGCGTAGCCGAAAGGGGGTCTGCAATCGGTATCCAGAAGGTAAAGCAGCAGCCCGTTATGACTTCGCCATTGTAGATGTTCTCCGCTTTCATCCAGCCCAGGTGAGACTCCACTATGGAGCGACATAACGACAGCCCGATACCCATGCCTTCTGCTTTGGTGGAGTAAAAAGCCTCATACAAGCGCGTCATGACTTCTGGCGCAATACCACCACCGGAATCACTCACCATAAATTCAATGACCCGCTTGCCGGATACTTCAGCTGGTGCAACACTTAATTTGACAATTCTTTGAGCGGTTGGTCTTTGTGCGGTATCCACCGATTCGGCCGCATTCTTCAACAGGTTCAGCAGCACCTGCTCAATCAAAATCGGATCAACCAGCAAGCTCGGCATGCCTGGTGCCACGTATTGCGTCAGTTTGACATTGCGCCTGCGCAGCTCAATTTCTGCCAGTTCCACCGCCTCTGAGACCAACGCATCCACATTGGCAATGGTGCGGTTGGGCTCACTGCGTTTCACAAAAGAGCGGATGCGCTGAATGATCTGACCTGCCCGAAAGGCCTGACGCGCGGTCTTTTCAAGTGCCCCCAGCAGCTCCTCTTTGGTGATTTGATCAGCCTTGATGCGTGAAACCATGCCGTTGCAATAGTTGTTGATGGCGGTGAGCGGCTGGTTGAGTTCATGCGCCACGCTGGAGGCCATTTCGCCCATGGTGATCAGACGGCTGGAGGTTTGGGCACGCTCGGCCTGGATTTCGGACTGCTCTTCCGCCACCCGCCGGGCGGTGATGTCGGTGGCAATCACCATTTGTGCCAGACGGCCATCCACCCAGCTCAGGTAACGGGTGCGTACCTCCAGCCAGCGCCCCAGACTGCCCAGATACACCTCGGCACTTTCAGTTTCTTTGTCTGACAGCTGATCGGTGGGAAGGCCCGCAAAAGCGTCCACCGCATCTTTGGTTTCATCACTGGCCACCGGACTGGGCACGCCTGCTTCTTCTACCAGTTGCAAATGCCCGCCCGCTTGTGTGCCGAACCACAGGCGGTAGAGCTTGTTGGCAAACAGCAATTCATCCGAACCCAAGGGGGCAACCGAGATGGACGCATCCAGCGCTTCCAGCACCGTGGTGAAGCGTTCATGGGATGCCGCTAGCTGGTCGCGTACCCGATTGGGTTCGGTGATGTCGGTCATGGAGGTCATCCAGCCGGTTTGCTGTCCAAAGGCATCAATCAGCGGTGAGACATACAAACGTGCGTCAAACAGTGAATCGTCTTTACGTTTGACCCTGAACTGGATGCCACCAGGCTGAATCCTTCCCTCAATTTCTTCGCGCAAGCGCATTTTGAGAATGTCGAAGTCTTCATCTGGCCAGTAGGGGAAGGGGGCTGTTTTGCCAACCAGTTCTTCTTCAGCCCAGCCAGTCATACGACAAAACGCATTGTTGACATAGGTAATGCGACCCTGCATGTCCAAAGCCCGCATACCGGTCAGCATGGAACTCTCCATGGCACGGCGAAATGCCGTTTCCTGCACCAGGGCATCTTGTGCCTTGATACGTTTACGTGTGTGGCCCCAATTAGCCAGCAACAACCAGGCGGTGATGGCACTGAGCACCATCACCAGCCAGAACAGGCCGCTGCCGATGACCCCCAGCGAGGTCCGGTACGCCAAACCGCGCACGGTCATGCCATTACCGACGGGTGACAACGGCATCTCATGGGTGTTGACCGGGCTGGACCAGGGTAACAAATGCCGTTTGAGCTGGCTTTCCGAGACGGTTGCACCCGCCAGCAAATTGCCCGCGGCATCATGAAACGACAAAGCGTATTTGGAGGTGAGTTCCTGCGGCACCCCGTAGCGGTAAATGGCATCGATGGAGTATTCGATGAGCAAGTCGCCTTTGAAGCGGGCCTTGTCAATCAACGGCAAATGTAATTGCAAGACCGCTGACTGGTCTGGTTGTGCCTTGGGAGTGGAGTAAATCGGCAATAACAAATCACGCGCCATTTCATAGTTGGTGTGTGTGTCATTGGCTTTCACGAAATCACCTTTGGACAGATGAAATTGCGGCGCAGCGCTGGCGGTGTGATAGCTGACACGCACCTTGGCATGCTCATCAATCCAGGTCAGTGCTTGCACCTCTGGAAACAGGTTGACCAGAGCTTCGCCCCGTGTTGCAAAGTCGGCATGGCTGATTTCCCGGCTGGAAATTTCACGCGCAAAACGCATCAATTGTTCTTGTTGCTCTAACAAGCGCAGGCGCAGACGCTGCTGGGTGTATTCCACATCGCGGTTCACCGCCTCGCGCTCGCGCGCAACTTCTTCAAGGCGCAAATAGGCAAAAGCAGACAGGATGGCAACCAGAAACAGCACCACCGCAGCCAACGGGGCCAAAACCGCAAAACGATCCTGACGCTGCGGCGATTGTCTGGCCCACCAACGTTTGATGGGCGCTGCGGGTGTTTGCTTGAGGTGCTCCAGTGGGGCGAACAGGGGTATCAATGGCATTCATGAAGTGTAGATGCTTGTAAAGCACACATAATTTCATATTGTGAATAATAAAAACACAATTTGAAATTTCATAAGAATGGTTATAAAATAATTTCAACCTTCAAAAGGGCTATTTCGCCTAACATCAAACCGCTTTACAACAACGGAGACAAGCATGTCAGCATCACCCGCAAGCCCTTCAGCGCCAACCCCGCTAGATATGGACACACAGGAAACCCGTGAATGGATGGATGCATTAAGCGCCGTCATTGAGAGTGAGGGCCCCGAGCGCGCCCACTTCTTGTTGGAACAATTGCTGGAGCACGCCCGTCAAAGCAGCATCGACATGCCGTTTTCAGCCAACACTGGTTATGTCAACACCATCGAAACCGACAAGGAAGAACGCTGCCCCGGCAACATCGAAATTGAAGAGCGCCTGCGCGCCTACATGCGCTGGAACGCCATGGCCATGGTGGTCAAGGCCAACCGCCATCACCCCGAAGATGGTGGCGACCTGGGTGGCCACATCGGTTCATTCGCTTCGCTGGCCCACATGTTTGGCGCGGGTTTTAACCACTTCTGGCATGCTGAGAGCGAAAACCACGGCGGTGATTGCCTCTACATCCAGGGCCATGTGGCTCCCGGTGTTTACGCCCGCGCTTATCTGGAAGGCCGTTTAACAGAAGAGCAATTGCTGAATTTCCGCCAGGAAACCGGTGGCAAGGGCTTGTCGAGCTATCCACACCCCAAACTGATGCCTGAGTTCTGGCAGTTCCCCACGGTGTCGATGGGTTTGGGCCCGCTGATGGCGATTTACCAGGCGCGTTTTCTGAAATACCTGCATGCCCGTGGTATTGCCAACACTGAAAACCGCAAGGTCTGGGTGTTCTGCGGCGACGGCGAGATGGACGAGGTCGAATCCTTGGGGGCGATTGGTCTGGCTGCGCGTGAAAAACTCGACAACCTGATTTTTGTCATCAACTGCAACCTGCAACGCCTGGATGGCCCGGTACGTGGCAACGGCAAGATCGTGCAAGAGCTCGAAGGCGAATTCCGTGGCTCCGGCTGGAACGTGATCAAGCTGCTATGGGGCAGCAACTGGGACCCACTGCTGGCCCGAGACAAAGACGGCGCATTACGCAAAGTCATGATGGATACGCTGGATGGCGACTACCAGGCCTTCAAAGCCAACGACGGGGCTTTTGTGCGCAAAAACTTCTTTGGCCGCGACCCCAAAACCGCCGAGATGGTGGCCAAGATGAGTGATGACGACATCTGGAACTTGCGCCGTGGTGGCCATGACCCGCAAAAGGTCTACGCCGCCTACCATGCGGCGGTCAACCACAAAGGCCAGCCCACCGTGTTACTGATCAAAACTGTCAAAGGTTTTGGCATGGGCAAGAGTGGTGAAGGCAAAAACAACGTGCACCAAACCAAAAAACTCACGGATGATGACATCAAAGCCTTCCGCGACCGCTTCAACATTCCGATCCCTGACAGCCAGTTGGCCAGCATTCCGTTTTACAAACCGGCTGATGACACCCCCGAGATGCGTTACCTGCACGAACGCCGTCAAGCGTTGGGTGGCTACCTGCCGCACCGCCGAACCAAGGCAGATGAGTCGTTCACCGTACCCTCCATCGAAACCTTCAAGGCAGTGATGGAGCCTACACCCGAAGGGCGTGAAATCTCCACCACCCAAGCCTATGTGCGTTTTATCACTCAACTGCTGCGTGATCAGGCTTTGGGCCAGCGAGTGGTCCCCATTCTGGTGGACGAGGCGCGCACCTTTGGTATGGAAGGTTTGTTCCGCCAGATTGGCATTTACAACCCGGCAGGCCAGCAGTACACCCCGGTCGATAAAGACCAGGTCATGTACTACAAGGAAGATGTCAAGGGCCAGATCCTGCAGGAAGGCATCAACGAGGCCGGTGGCATGGCCAGCTGGATTGCGGCGGCCACCAGCTACAGCACCAGCAACCGCATCATGGTGCCGTTTTACGTCTACTACTCGATGTTTGGCTTTCAGCGTATCGGCGACTTGGCCTGGGCGGCCGGTGACATGCAGGCGCGCGGCTTCCTGCTGGGCGGCACCTCCGGGCGCACCACGCTCAACGGCGAAGGCTTGCAGCATGAAGACGGCCACAGCCACATCCTGGCTGGCACCATTCCCAACTGCATCAGCTACGACCCGACCTTTGCCCATGAAGTGGGTGTGATCCTGCACCACGGCCTCAAACGCATGGTGGAGAAGCAAGACAACGTCTTCTATTACCTGACCCTGCTGAACGAAAACTACGCCATGCCCGGCCTCACCCCTGGTACCGAAGAGCAAATCATCAAAGGCATGTACCTGTGCAAACCGGGTGCAGAAGGCTCTGCTGGCCCACGTGTGCAACTGCTGGGTTCGGGCACCATCTTGCGCGAAAGTTTTGTAGCGCAGAAGCTGCTGGCGGTGGACTGGGGTGTCACGGCAGACGTGTGGAGCTGCCCCAGCTTCAACGAACTGGCCCGTGACGGCCAGGCCTGTGAACGTGACAACCTGCTGCATCCGACGGCCGAGCCGCAAGTGCCGTTTGTGGCCCAACAGTTGGCGGCACACGCTGGCCCGGTGATAGCTTCCACCGACTACATCAAGGCCTATGCCGAGCAGATTCGTTCCTTCATCCCCAAGGGCCGTACCTACAAAGTGCTGGGCACCGACGGTTTTGGCCGCAGCGATTTCCGCTCCAAATTGCGTGAACACTTCGAGATCAACCGCCATTACATCGTGGTAGCCGCCCTGAAAGCCTTGAGCGAAGACGGTGTGGTGCCCGTGAGCAAAGTGGCTGAAGCCATTGCCAAATATGGCATCAACACCGACAAGGTGAACCCGCTTTACGCCTAAGCACAGAAGCAAGCACTTGCAGGACCGTGTGGCGCGTGGCGTTGCGCTGTCCTGAACCAAATCAGGAGACACAACATGGCAATTATTGAAATCAAAGTCCCCGACATTGGCGACTTTTCTGAAGTGGCAGTGATCGAGCTGCTGGTCAAGCCGGGCGATACCGTTCGCGCCGAGCAAAGCCTGCTCACCGTCGAATCCGACAAAGCCTCAATGGAAATCCCCTCCAGCCACGCTGGTGTGGTGAAAGAACTCAAGGTGGCCTTGGGTGACAAAGTGAGTGAGGGCAGCCTGGTGCTGCTGCTGGAGGTGGCGGCTGAGGCTTCCGTACCCAATCAGGCTGTAGCGCCCGTCAATCAAGCGCAGACAGCTGCTACTTTTGTAGCGCCTGCGGCTGCAGCGCCAACTTCCACATCCAATCAGCCTCTAGCGCCTGTCCCACAAGCGCAAGCAGCTACAAATTCTGCAGCAAGTGGCCTGATTGAAATACGTGTGCCTGACATTGGCGACTTCAAAGACGTGACGGTGATCGAGGTCATGGTCAAGGCGGGTGACACCATCAAGCAGGAGCAAAGCCTGATCACCGTCGAGTCTGACAAAGCGTCGATGGAAATCCCCTCCAGTGCTGCCGGTATCATCCAAGAACTCAAGGTCAAGCTCGGCGACAAGGTCAACATTGGCGACTTGCTGGCCATTCTGGAAGGCGCTGCCCCGGTGGCAGTCGCCTTGCCAGCCAGCGCACCCGTTGCCGCAGTTTCTGTACCCAATGTGCCTGTAGCGCAGGTAGAACAAGCGCAAGCAGCTACACCTTCTGTAGCGCCAGTCGCTGTGTTGACTGCACCTGCCCACCAGCCTGGTGGCAACACACTGGGCTTGCCCCATGCCTCGCCCTCAGTGCGCAAGTTCGCCCGCGAACTGGGCGTGCCACTGGCTGAAGTCAAAGGCACCGGCCTCAAAGGCCGTATCACGGATGCCGACGTACAAGCCTTCACCCGCTCGGTGATGAGTGGCGCGGTGCAAACCGTGGCCATTGCCGCCCAGCAAGCCAGCAAACCCGCAGCATCAACGGCAGCCGCCAACGACGGCGCTGGCCTGGGCTTGATCCCTTGGCCCAAAGTGGACTTTGCCAAGTTCGGCCCGATCGAGCGCAAAGAGCTCAGCCGCATCAAGAAGATCAGCGGGGCCAACCTGCTGCGCAACGCCATCATGATTCCGGCTGTCACCAACCATGACGATGCCGACATCACCGACCTGGAAGCCTTCCGCGTCTCGACCAACAAAGAGAACGAGAAGAGCGGTGTCAAGGTCACCATGCTGGCTTTCCTGATCAAAGCCTGCGTGGCAGCCCTCAAGAAATACCCCGAGTTCAACAGTAGCCTGGATGGCGACGCGCTGATCTACAAGCAGTATTACCACATCGGTTTTGCGGCAGACACGCCCAATGGCCTGATGGTGCCGGTGATCAAGGATGCCGACAAAAAAGGCAT is a window of Rhodoferax lithotrophicus DNA encoding:
- a CDS encoding nitronate monooxygenase, encoding MKRVDDFRLKFGQKEYVPIMIGGMGVDISTAELALEAARLGGIGHISDAMVNDVSDRRFDTSFVKDKTKQYKHNILNADKSEVKFDLDILAEATRRHVGATMEAKKGDGLVFVNCMEKLTMNGPRETLQVRMASALDAGIDGITLSAGLHLGSFGLIADHPRFRDAKLGIIVSSVRALQLFLRKNARLNRLPDFVVVEGPLAGGHLGFGLDWAQYDLATIIAEVIKYVADEQLNIPVIAAGGIFTGTDAVSFLETGSAAVQVATRFTVADECGLPTAVKQDYFRANEDDIVVNTISPTGYPMRMLKGSPAIGDGIRPNCESYGYLLDGNGNCAYITAYNRELALHPDGKNISVQDKTCLCTQMRNFKLWTCGHYTYRLKDTTRRNDDGTYQTLSAEHIFKDYQFSVDHQVALPV
- a CDS encoding DUF4124 domain-containing protein, encoding MLTLVCTSLLLSATTLHAQTVYRIVGPDGRVTFSDKPAVSPSNKVTAVEKAEPAATSSTATLPFELRQVVGKYPVTLYSGNNCAPCGSGRNMLTGRGVPFTEKTVTTAQDAEALKSLSGATALPFMTIGSQHLSGYSSTEWTQYLDAAGYPAQSKLPASYRASVATPLAALPIPAAVEKPAPTVPASSPAVIPAAPKNNPNNPAGIQF
- a CDS encoding M3 family metallopeptidase; this translates as MTNPLLSFDGLPRFDQISPQHVEPAIDQLLEQANEALETVTAPDFEASWDTIAQTLDVTIERLSRTWGTVSHLNSVADTPELRAAYNAALPKVTEFYTRLGADERLYAKYRAIDPQSLNSEQHQALKNALRNFVLGGADLQGADRERFAAIAERQAALSQKFSENALDATDAFGYYAQADELDGLPEDVKHAARSAAQADGQEGYKLTLKMPCYLPVMQFASSSALREKLYKAYVTRASEQAEGDSAKFDNSAIINELLALRLEEARLLGYANFGALSVAPKMAESPQQVIDFLRDLANRARPFAEKDLADLRAFASEHLGLNDPQPWDWPYVSEKLKEARYAFNEQEVKQYFPLHKVLAGLFKIVETLFEVSIREDHAPVWFESVRFFRIERMQPQGAPELVGQFYLDPAARNGKRGGAWMDDVRARWLRPDTHTLQTPVAHLVCNFASGVDGKPALLTHDDVTTLFHEFGHGLQHLLTQVNERDVSGISGVEWDAVELPSQFMENFCWEWDVLKNMTAHVDTDQPLPRALFDKMLAAKNFQSGMQTLRQIEFSLFDMLLHTAHDPALDIMPLLDQVRKEVAVLQPPSWSRTAHTFSHIFAGGYAAGYYSYKWAEVLSSDAYAAFEETVGSDGLPNVQTGQKFRQAILESGGSRPAMESFKAFRGREPTLDALLRHQGMAVPA
- the folD gene encoding bifunctional methylenetetrahydrofolate dehydrogenase/methenyltetrahydrofolate cyclohydrolase FolD, with product MTTLSQTAQIIDGIALSKQLRTEVTERVQTLKARGITPGLAVILVGENPASQVYVRNKVKGCEDCGFHSVMEKYDASMTEAELLARIDTLNNDPTIHGILVQLPVPKHIDASKVIEAISPAKDVDGFHVASAGALMTGMPGFWPCTPYGCMKMLESIGYNLRGKHAVVIGRSNIVGKPMALMLLEKNATVTLCHSATHDLKAMTLQADVIVAAVGKRNVLTADMVKPGAVVLDVGMNRNDEGKLCGDVDFEGVRQVASYITPVPGGVGPMTITMLLVNTLEAAERTTI
- a CDS encoding response regulator transcription factor, with the protein product MSLIPKKGTVYVVDDDEAVRDSLQWLLEGKDYRVRCFDSAESFLSRFDAREVACLIVDIRMDGMTGLELQNRLIENHSPLPLAFITGHGDVPMAVDTMKKGAMDFIQKPFDEQQLLPLVERMLEQAKESFAEYQNAVNRDALMARLTLRESQVLERIVAGRLNKQIADDLGISIKTVEAHRANIMEKLSANTVADLLKIALGPNAVKG
- a CDS encoding PAS domain-containing sensor histidine kinase — encoded protein: MPLIPLFAPLEHLKQTPAAPIKRWWARQSPQRQDRFAVLAPLAAVVLFLVAILSAFAYLRLEEVAREREAVNRDVEYTQQRLRLRLLEQQEQLMRFAREISSREISHADFATRGEALVNLFPEVQALTWIDEHAKVRVSYHTASAAPQFHLSKGDFVKANDTHTNYEMARDLLLPIYSTPKAQPDQSAVLQLHLPLIDKARFKGDLLIEYSIDAIYRYGVPQELTSKYALSFHDAAGNLLAGATVSESQLKRHLLPWSSPVNTHEMPLSPVGNGMTVRGLAYRTSLGVIGSGLFWLVMVLSAITAWLLLANWGHTRKRIKAQDALVQETAFRRAMESSMLTGMRALDMQGRITYVNNAFCRMTGWAEEELVGKTAPFPYWPDEDFDILKMRLREEIEGRIQPGGIQFRVKRKDDSLFDARLYVSPLIDAFGQQTGWMTSMTDITEPNRVRDQLAASHERFTTVLEALDASISVAPLGSDELLFANKLYRLWFGTQAGGHLQLVEEAGVPSPVASDETKDAVDAFAGLPTDQLSDKETESAEVYLGSLGRWLEVRTRYLSWVDGRLAQMVIATDITARRVAEEQSEIQAERAQTSSRLITMGEMASSVAHELNQPLTAINNYCNGMVSRIKADQITKEELLGALEKTARQAFRAGQIIQRIRSFVKRSEPNRTIANVDALVSEAVELAEIELRRRNVKLTQYVAPGMPSLLVDPILIEQVLLNLLKNAAESVDTAQRPTAQRIVKLSVAPAEVSGKRVIEFMVSDSGGGIAPEVMTRLYEAFYSTKAEGMGIGLSLCRSIVESHLGWMKAENIYNGEVITGCCFTFWIPIADPLSATPTKRSEPHTLQVAP